Proteins encoded by one window of Halobacteriovoraceae bacterium:
- the rdgB gene encoding RdgB/HAM1 family non-canonical purine NTP pyrophosphatase → MKFFLASSNSHKAKEFDDLYSDSVVEIESISEKIHVEETGTTFNQNALLKAQAYYDKFKRPIMSDDSGLVVDALPNELGIYSARFGGEGYDDEGRARLLLKKMEGVPDSKRSAYFLCVLCFYINPQEIFFFEGRVNGKIALDYIGEEGFGYDPVFIPDLGPEDKTLAQLPNWKLIHSHRAVAVSKSIQFFQSIS, encoded by the coding sequence ATGAAGTTTTTTTTGGCAAGTTCAAATTCTCATAAGGCGAAAGAATTTGATGATTTGTATAGTGATTCTGTTGTAGAAATAGAAAGTATAAGTGAAAAGATACATGTTGAAGAAACTGGAACGACATTTAATCAAAATGCACTTCTTAAGGCCCAAGCTTATTATGATAAATTTAAAAGGCCTATTATGTCAGATGATTCTGGACTTGTTGTTGATGCCTTACCGAATGAATTAGGAATTTATTCAGCTCGATTTGGTGGAGAAGGTTATGATGACGAAGGGAGGGCAAGGTTACTTTTAAAAAAAATGGAGGGAGTGCCAGACAGCAAAAGAAGTGCTTATTTTTTATGTGTTCTTTGCTTCTATATCAATCCACAGGAGATTTTTTTCTTTGAAGGAAGAGTAAATGGTAAAATTGCTCTTGATTATATTGGAGAAGAAGGATTTGGATATGATCCTGTTTTTATTCCAGATTTAGGACCTGAGGATAAAACGCTTGCTCAACTTCCAAATTGGAAGCTGATACACTCGCACAGGGCAGTTGCCGTGTCTAAGTCAATACAATTTTTTCAGTCGATTAGTTAA
- a CDS encoding response regulator, giving the protein MSTKVLVADDSLTIQKVISITLSTLDYDVLECYDDKALFDVLKKEKFDIILLDFNLSDERSVYEICAEIRKQDNSVKIMAMLGTFDSVDSDQASKVFLNDYIVKPFESAKFINKLRTLTSTDGPIEQNDDVEEDLIWEESSHNFEQNKFDSHFSEDEDEGLGEWQVETPGFGKEGLHEKTESSINDLTAMGVNLLKQELSGWGVEVPGVIGKNQTEGMIPPIIDGIDPLEADPKEEGTGITKFVPRTSVEDYEESAIELKDNVSLEDELGEVTGNIDISEMDLESEPQMVPEDDDLAYPEQSDIEEEIEFQNDADDDLEDRLTDDLTTKLISLDDLNIEEEDKLVEDQLEVTEDEINLSSLTSESRSDLVRDIEDEIGPDEFWATDVITPLEIEENDQILEEMEEEEFQIPKKHLEESLSTNFSKSIEEAQKALAEIESSPAQKISDYVNPSSERTNDDVNFNIDKESFKKSLSSQQGNDSINVPVIDEEKIISSLKGSLKAMIEETVKQYCSESIEKVAWEVIPDLAENIIKKELDEIAQSVKSSADS; this is encoded by the coding sequence ATGAGTACCAAAGTTCTTGTTGCAGATGATAGTTTAACTATACAAAAAGTCATAAGTATTACACTTTCCACTTTGGATTACGATGTATTAGAGTGCTATGACGATAAGGCATTATTTGATGTTCTTAAAAAAGAAAAATTTGATATAATTCTCCTTGATTTTAATCTATCAGATGAAAGGTCTGTGTATGAAATTTGTGCAGAGATTCGGAAACAGGATAATTCAGTAAAAATAATGGCCATGTTAGGTACTTTTGATTCTGTTGATAGTGATCAGGCCAGTAAGGTTTTTCTTAATGACTATATTGTTAAACCATTTGAGAGTGCAAAGTTCATAAATAAACTTCGTACTTTAACAAGTACTGATGGCCCCATTGAGCAGAATGATGATGTAGAAGAAGATTTAATTTGGGAAGAAAGCTCTCACAATTTTGAACAAAATAAGTTTGATAGTCATTTTTCTGAAGATGAAGACGAAGGTCTTGGAGAATGGCAAGTAGAGACTCCAGGGTTTGGTAAAGAAGGCCTTCATGAAAAAACAGAATCATCGATTAATGATTTAACAGCAATGGGAGTAAACCTTCTAAAACAAGAATTATCTGGCTGGGGAGTTGAAGTACCAGGGGTTATCGGTAAAAATCAAACTGAAGGGATGATTCCGCCCATAATAGATGGGATTGATCCCTTGGAGGCCGATCCTAAAGAAGAAGGCACTGGAATTACAAAATTTGTTCCGCGCACTTCGGTTGAAGATTATGAAGAAAGTGCAATAGAGTTGAAAGATAATGTTTCTCTTGAAGATGAGCTTGGTGAAGTTACAGGCAATATAGATATTTCAGAGATGGATTTAGAAAGTGAACCACAAATGGTTCCTGAAGATGATGATCTGGCCTATCCTGAGCAAAGCGATATTGAAGAAGAAATCGAATTTCAAAATGATGCGGATGATGATTTAGAAGATAGATTAACAGATGATTTAACTACAAAACTCATATCTCTAGATGATTTAAATATTGAAGAGGAAGATAAACTTGTTGAAGACCAGCTTGAAGTCACTGAAGATGAAATAAATTTATCAAGTCTTACTAGTGAATCTAGAAGTGATTTGGTTAGGGATATTGAAGATGAAATTGGCCCAGATGAGTTCTGGGCAACGGATGTGATTACTCCATTAGAAATAGAAGAAAATGATCAAATTTTGGAAGAAATGGAAGAAGAAGAGTTTCAAATTCCTAAGAAACACTTAGAAGAGAGTCTTTCCACTAATTTTTCTAAATCCATAGAAGAAGCACAGAAAGCTCTTGCTGAAATTGAGTCTTCACCGGCACAAAAAATAAGTGATTATGTAAATCCTAGTAGTGAAAGAACAAATGATGATGTCAATTTTAATATCGATAAGGAGTCTTTCAAGAAAAGCTTAAGTTCTCAACAAGGTAATGACTCTATAAATGTTCCGGTTATTGATGAAGAAAAAATAATTTCAAGCTTGAAAGGGTCGCTCAAAGCGATGATCGAAGAAACTGTAAAACAATATTGTTCGGAGAGTATTGAAAAAGTTGCTTGGGAAGTTATTCCAGATCTTGCTGAGAATATTATTAAAAAAGAACTCGATGAAATTGCTCAAAGTGTAAAGTCCTCAGCAGATTCTTAA
- a CDS encoding OPT/YSL family transporter, whose amino-acid sequence MSSVNTNEIKKSIIGEYRELTVAAVLLGLIQGIILNIAFVYAALKLGFSIGGSTVAAIMGYALLKGILGKGTSIENNINQTIASGINTAGTGVVFTLPALFLLNKSYQEAGLASLSFSPWPFIIAGIAGSFLGVVLIIPLRKQMIDLDRLRFPSGVAVTSIIRSGSSGLGKAKLLGTGFLISAIWKVLLDTGVFPEEFNFSFGLLPEYLSPYVYLSLMNLAAGLLAGKGGLPFLAGGVLAWWVISPMAVNFGWTEGVEKSAEVGMLYGKMMKPLGIGTLIGGALMGVIMTFPAIKSALRSLMMATQTAKTGGKIVGHDEMPFNVLIYGLVFSVILFFCASYMIDGVTFFQALLVSIVGPLWLGLASLIVAQATGMTDISPMSGMALITVTIIMFLLNKNIAAAMVVAVAVCVAIGQAADMMQDLKTGFMIGGRPIKQGAAQFALTWIGVIISVGTVYVLWESPTKFGPGTPLPAPQAGVLMGIINGLKDGSVPIDKYILGGTIGAILTSAPMAGLGVLIGLAMYLPFSITLGYGIGCLAQMFLEKTKGPAFCEHKLVPFAAGLIIGEALTGVISAFIQILKS is encoded by the coding sequence ATGTCATCAGTTAATACCAATGAAATTAAAAAAAGTATCATCGGAGAGTATAGGGAACTTACTGTTGCTGCTGTTCTTCTTGGCTTGATACAGGGAATTATCTTAAATATAGCTTTCGTCTATGCTGCTCTAAAGCTTGGATTTTCAATTGGAGGAAGCACTGTTGCAGCAATTATGGGATATGCTCTTCTTAAAGGGATCCTTGGTAAAGGTACAAGTATTGAAAACAATATAAATCAAACCATCGCTTCAGGAATCAATACTGCTGGAACAGGTGTCGTTTTTACTTTGCCTGCCCTTTTTCTTTTAAATAAATCTTATCAAGAGGCCGGACTTGCTAGTCTTTCGTTTTCCCCATGGCCGTTTATTATTGCTGGAATTGCTGGATCATTTTTAGGTGTTGTCTTAATCATTCCTCTTAGAAAACAAATGATTGATCTTGATAGACTTCGATTTCCAAGTGGAGTGGCCGTCACTTCAATCATTAGATCTGGTTCCTCTGGACTTGGAAAAGCTAAATTACTAGGTACCGGATTTTTAATAAGTGCAATCTGGAAAGTTCTATTGGACACAGGTGTATTTCCCGAAGAATTCAATTTTAGCTTTGGACTGCTCCCCGAATACTTATCTCCTTATGTCTACCTGTCCCTTATGAACTTAGCGGCAGGTCTTCTTGCTGGAAAAGGAGGATTGCCGTTTCTTGCAGGTGGAGTCCTTGCTTGGTGGGTGATTTCTCCGATGGCCGTTAATTTTGGTTGGACTGAAGGAGTCGAAAAAAGCGCCGAAGTAGGGATGCTGTATGGAAAAATGATGAAACCACTGGGAATTGGGACATTGATCGGAGGAGCACTTATGGGTGTGATCATGACTTTTCCTGCTATTAAAAGTGCACTACGCTCATTAATGATGGCCACTCAGACAGCTAAAACAGGAGGCAAGATTGTTGGGCATGATGAGATGCCATTTAATGTTCTAATTTATGGATTAGTTTTTTCAGTGATTCTCTTTTTTTGTGCTTCTTATATGATTGATGGTGTGACCTTTTTTCAGGCCCTGTTGGTTTCTATAGTAGGACCTCTTTGGCTGGGACTGGCCTCTCTCATTGTTGCTCAGGCCACAGGAATGACTGATATTTCTCCTATGTCGGGCATGGCCCTCATAACAGTCACAATTATCATGTTTCTACTTAACAAAAACATTGCCGCGGCCATGGTTGTTGCCGTTGCTGTTTGTGTGGCCATTGGACAGGCCGCAGATATGATGCAAGACCTTAAGACTGGATTTATGATTGGAGGTCGTCCCATAAAACAAGGAGCTGCTCAATTTGCCTTGACCTGGATTGGAGTTATTATCTCTGTGGGCACAGTCTATGTTCTTTGGGAGTCTCCCACTAAGTTTGGGCCAGGTACCCCACTTCCAGCTCCTCAGGCAGGAGTTTTAATGGGGATAATAAATGGACTAAAAGACGGCTCCGTACCTATAGATAAATATATATTAGGTGGAACGATAGGAGCAATATTGACATCTGCTCCTATGGCCGGACTTGGAGTTTTAATAGGGCTTGCCATGTATTTACCTTTTTCGATCACACTAGGGTATGGGATTGGTTGTCTAGCTCAAATGTTTCTTGAAAAGACAAAAGGCCCCGCATTTTGTGAACATAAACTCGTTCCCTTTGCTGCAGGACTAATTATTGGTGAGGCCTTAACAGGGGTTATTAGTGCATTTATTCAAATTCTTAAATCTTAA
- a CDS encoding protein phosphatase 2C domain-containing protein yields MNIDSYAAITNQGPFLNLNEDDIEVDLANELYLIFDGIGGVGIGDISVQEVKKYISTFFTRVSGDPDSTLPFFYNEKFTIEGNALLNALHCAHIKLKESNIQKTYSQRGAVSLGAVALSENVINVASVGNCCVKLYKKGKVETLIRPDTLNDISKDDHHHGNLSCPMNALGLFDKLHFEMKEIKADKGDQLILMTDGVYNYIENQELVFILQKDGLNLKEKINELMSLANSRGNLDNQSCIILKF; encoded by the coding sequence GGTCCTTTTCTCAATTTGAACGAAGATGATATTGAAGTTGACTTGGCCAATGAACTTTATTTAATTTTTGATGGGATTGGAGGCGTTGGGATAGGAGACATATCTGTCCAAGAAGTAAAAAAATATATCTCTACTTTTTTCACAAGAGTTTCTGGTGATCCTGATAGTACTCTTCCTTTTTTTTACAATGAAAAGTTTACGATTGAGGGAAATGCCTTACTAAATGCACTTCACTGTGCTCATATAAAACTTAAAGAATCAAATATTCAAAAAACATATTCGCAAAGAGGAGCTGTGTCTTTGGGAGCGGTGGCCTTATCTGAAAATGTGATTAATGTGGCCTCTGTTGGTAATTGCTGCGTTAAGTTGTACAAAAAAGGTAAAGTAGAAACTCTAATTAGGCCAGATACTTTGAATGATATTTCAAAAGATGATCATCACCACGGAAATTTATCTTGTCCTATGAATGCGTTAGGCCTATTTGATAAACTTCATTTTGAGATGAAAGAAATTAAGGCCGACAAAGGTGATCAGTTGATATTAATGACAGATGGTGTATATAACTATATCGAAAATCAAGAGTTGGTCTTTATTTTGCAAAAAGATGGCCTAAATTTGAAAGAGAAAATAAATGAACTGATGTCTCTGGCCAATTCTCGTGGAAATTTAGACAATCAGTCGTGTATCATTCTTAAATTCTAA
- the rph gene encoding ribonuclease PH produces the protein MSLIKRSVPREIKFTIGINPYAAGSVMAEFGNTKVHITATVEEEVPRFLKGTGKGWVTAEYNMLPTSTHERIGRERSKVSGRTQEIQRLIGRSLRAIVNFEKLGERQIIIDCDVMVADGGTRTTSISGAYIALAIAIKGLMNQGKLKESPLLEPIGALSVGIDKEGKIIADLNYEEDSSCEADVNIVMTKSGKFVEVQGTAEGLPFSRDQLNALIDCSQLALQEVFKKQDEILR, from the coding sequence ATGTCTCTTATCAAAAGATCAGTTCCTCGTGAAATAAAATTTACTATAGGGATAAATCCTTATGCTGCAGGAAGTGTGATGGCCGAGTTTGGAAATACAAAAGTTCATATAACGGCCACTGTGGAAGAAGAAGTTCCAAGATTTTTAAAGGGAACAGGTAAAGGATGGGTCACAGCAGAATACAATATGTTGCCAACTTCAACACATGAGAGAATTGGAAGAGAGAGATCAAAAGTTAGTGGACGTACACAGGAAATTCAAAGACTTATAGGTAGGAGTTTGCGTGCAATTGTTAATTTTGAAAAGCTAGGGGAAAGGCAAATTATTATTGATTGTGATGTGATGGTCGCTGATGGTGGAACGAGAACAACATCAATTTCTGGGGCATATATTGCTCTGGCCATTGCAATAAAAGGATTGATGAATCAAGGAAAATTGAAAGAATCACCACTTCTTGAGCCAATTGGTGCGTTGAGTGTGGGGATTGATAAGGAAGGAAAAATAATTGCTGATCTCAATTATGAAGAAGATTCAAGTTGTGAGGCCGATGTAAATATTGTGATGACAAAAAGTGGCAAGTTTGTTGAAGTCCAAGGTACTGCTGAGGGTTTGCCTTTTTCAAGAGATCAACTCAATGCGCTTATCGATTGTTCACAGTTAGCACTTCAAGAGGTTTTCAAAAAGCAAGATGAGATTTTGCGATGA
- a CDS encoding transposase has product MKITNARTEAFNNRCKLVQRRAYGFKSFGNYRLKVLNACS; this is encoded by the coding sequence ATGAAGATCACAAATGCTAGAACAGAGGCCTTTAATAATCGCTGTAAGCTCGTCCAGAGGCGGGCGTACGGATTTAAGTCGTTTGGTAACTATCGATTAAAGGTTCTAAATGCTTGTTCTTAA
- a CDS encoding biotin--[acetyl-CoA-carboxylase] ligase, whose amino-acid sequence MKLEHIHLNEVESTQIYLKNLVDSKKLPSLMTLVSTERQTSGIGRSNNSWQHLKNSLAFSFTLQPNEKIELTPIECAIILKDFIKAEYDIEIYFKWPNDLLNKKGEKIGGIISHFVDGICIIGIGLNFFCPKEKKDFEYGNLFETKIEPIDTKNLTALLYLYFIANRFTPDEIYPLFSHNCFHMNKKVEIIEDNKTFKGTFIGIDESGAALVLEDKSGEQKKIYSATLRIC is encoded by the coding sequence ATGAAACTTGAACACATACATTTAAACGAAGTAGAATCAACTCAGATCTATCTCAAAAACCTTGTAGACTCTAAAAAATTGCCCTCCCTTATGACACTCGTCAGTACGGAAAGGCAAACGAGTGGAATTGGAAGATCAAATAACTCATGGCAACATTTGAAAAACTCTCTGGCCTTCTCTTTTACTCTTCAACCCAATGAGAAAATTGAACTCACACCAATAGAGTGCGCTATTATTCTCAAAGATTTTATCAAGGCAGAATATGACATAGAAATTTATTTCAAATGGCCAAACGATTTACTAAATAAGAAAGGTGAAAAAATTGGAGGTATTATCTCCCACTTTGTAGACGGAATATGTATTATTGGAATAGGTTTGAACTTCTTTTGTCCAAAAGAAAAAAAAGATTTTGAATATGGAAATCTGTTTGAAACAAAAATTGAACCTATTGATACAAAAAATTTAACCGCGCTTCTGTATCTATATTTTATTGCCAATAGATTTACACCAGATGAAATTTATCCCCTATTTAGTCATAATTGCTTTCATATGAATAAAAAAGTTGAGATTATCGAAGATAATAAAACTTTCAAAGGCACCTTCATAGGCATTGATGAAAGTGGTGCGGCCCTTGTTCTAGAAGATAAATCAGGAGAACAAAAAAAGATATATTCTGCTACATTAAGAATCTGCTGA